ATTATCTATAAGTCTAAAGTAATCTTCCCCATTTTCTTTAGTACCTATTATCTTACCAAATATATTAGGAATATATACTGTGTCATTTTCAACCTTCCATCCCTGTCTCATACTTCCAGGCTCTTTCATCCATATAAATATCTCTTCAAAAGTGGTTTTTAAGGTAATAGGTTTTACTTTATACTCTGAAAACTGCCAAGGTCTATAAAAATTACCCTTATCATTATATAATATTCTATCTAATTCCTCTTTAGCACCATAGGCTACAGTACCAATTCTTTCAGTAAAAGTTTTTGGTAATTCTTTTATACTACAACGTTTTGAATATATGACTTCTCTTGAAAAAGTATTGTTGGGATCAACTTTTTTGAAAACCTCATCATCCTCTGTACAAAAGTATAATACATCTATTCCTAGCGTCCAAAGTAATATCAAAAATAAACTCTCTTCCTCATATACCTTACCGTAATAAATCACTTTAGGATTAAGTTCCTCATAATCATAATTGACTGTTAAATCAGGAATATAAAAATTTGCCCAATATATTAAGTAAGCTAAAATTTCATTTAATTTTACTTCACCCTTAGCTATATTTTTATAATATTCTAATACTACTTTCAAATTATTTTTTACTTGTTCCCCAAAATATAAATTATTAAATCCCTTTAAAAGAGAGTTCTGATCTACTTTTTGCATTAAAAATCCTATATCATTAGTTAAACTCCCTTCCTTTATATTACAAAGTACACTTTGAATTTTAACTCCGATATCCTTTGTAAAACCATTGGAAACATTTAAATATAGCGGTCCTAGAAACATAAGTTCTTTATGAAGTCTTAAAATTTCATCATAATAAGCTTCTTCATCTTCTTTTATGCCAATAAATCTATAAAAATATGCTGGTAGTTTAACCACATTAGAATTTAATTTATAACCCTTTCTATGTGTTAAAGGTGTCTTTAATGCCTCCCAGATTTTATCATCCAATTCTAAATTCGTAGCATTTATTTGTATATTACTTAATCTAGCTTTCATAATCAACTTTTCACCCTTTAAATACCTATGATTTTATATTATATAGTATATCATATTAACTACTAATAATTAATGAAATATTGTCTTAATTTTATTGAGAAACTTATTAAGATATTTTTGATTGTTATGTAAAACCCCACTAGGTTTAACCTAGTAGGGTTTATTATTTTAATATTTACTTTTGTTTTTCACTTTTTAATACATCAGCCATAGCTGCTATGCTACCTAAACTTGATAAAGCTTCATTAGGTAATATTAATTTATTTGCAGGATTAGTTGCCATTTCTTTTAAGGCTTCAATTTGCTTTAATGCAATTACAGTTTCATTTGTTCCAGATTCGATTATAGCTTTATTAACTTTAACTATAGCATCTGCTTCTGCTTTTGATATAGCTTCTATAGCTCTTGCCTTACCTTCTGCCTCTAATAATTGTGATTCTTTAAGACCTTCTGCTTTTCTAATATTAGCCTCCTTAGCTGCCTCAGCTTCAAGTATCTTAGCTTGTTTTTCTCCTTCAGCTCTAGCAATTTCACTTTGCTTTTGTCCTTCTGCTTGAAGTATCAATGCTCTTTTATCTCTTTCAGCTCTCATTTGCTTTTCCATAGCTTCTTGTATTTCAGCTGGAGGAATTATATTTTTTATTTCTACAGAAAGAATTTTAATTCCATATTCATCTGTAATTTCATCTATTATTTCTAAAAGTTTAGAGTTAATTCTATCTCTTCCTGATAATACTTCATCTAATGTCATATCACCAACTATGTTTCTCATATTAGTAATTGTAGAATATATTATACCTGATTTATAATCTTCAATATTGTAAACTGCATCCTTTGAATTTATTACTCTATAAAATATAACATTATCTATAGATATTTTAACATTATCCTTAGTTATAACGCTTTGAGGTTGGATATCTAAAATTTGTTGCTTTGTAGAAATTCTCTTTCTCACAAAATCAGCAAATGGTATAGTTGTATGCCACCCTGGCTCTAAAGTTCTATTATATTGCCCAAATCTTTCTACTATATAAACATAACCTGTGTTAACTACTTTTATTGAAGACAATACTGTCAATCCAACAAAAACTAAAATAACTATAAGTATTATTGGTCCCATAACTATTCCCTCCTAGTTTATTTCCTTTAAATTTTTAATTATTAACTTATTTCCTTCTATACCCACTATTATAAACCTATTACCTTTTTCTATCACTCCCCCTTTATTTACAACAGTCCAGTATACACCATTTATTTTTATATTAGATTTTAATTTTATAACTTCCTCTGCTGTAAACTCTCTTCCTATATAGCTCTGTTCCATAGTTTTTACCTTTTCACTTGATCTTTTATTAAACTTTTTAGCCAATGGATATCCCAAGACTAATCCGATTAAACTTGTTACTATAAAAATAATAATTTGAGGTGTGCTTCCAAGTCCAAAACTTAAAGCTATTAATGAAAATATCGATCCTATACTAAACCAAACAAATAATATGGAACTTGTAAATACATCTATAAAAAGTGT
The nucleotide sequence above comes from Hathewaya histolytica. Encoded proteins:
- a CDS encoding YceG family protein, with protein sequence MKARLSNIQINATNLELDDKIWEALKTPLTHRKGYKLNSNVVKLPAYFYRFIGIKEDEEAYYDEILRLHKELMFLGPLYLNVSNGFTKDIGVKIQSVLCNIKEGSLTNDIGFLMQKVDQNSLLKGFNNLYFGEQVKNNLKVVLEYYKNIAKGEVKLNEILAYLIYWANFYIPDLTVNYDYEELNPKVIYYGKVYEEESLFLILLWTLGIDVLYFCTEDDEVFKKVDPNNTFSREVIYSKRCSIKELPKTFTERIGTVAYGAKEELDRILYNDKGNFYRPWQFSEYKVKPITLKTTFEEIFIWMKEPGSMRQGWKVENDTVYIPNIFGKIIGTKENGEDYFRLIDNIINEKNTIFVDKLPIIDYIHLEYSKFNEVYPKDSLYFDVNKMINSSWWRYGELRMGMQRALGEAIKELCLNPVIYNKQNEKARDFQVEIFSVLISSIDKKFQELLQSFDYTGAIPKIVIYNNEQNGNVSMEDCVLLTLLNYMGIDIFVFNPSGYSDIENYIYEDLYDTHTLDKMRFNLGFRKPKEKKKGIFQRIFGF
- a CDS encoding SPFH domain-containing protein, translated to MGPIILIVILVFVGLTVLSSIKVVNTGYVYIVERFGQYNRTLEPGWHTTIPFADFVRKRISTKQQILDIQPQSVITKDNVKISIDNVIFYRVINSKDAVYNIEDYKSGIIYSTITNMRNIVGDMTLDEVLSGRDRINSKLLEIIDEITDEYGIKILSVEIKNIIPPAEIQEAMEKQMRAERDKRALILQAEGQKQSEIARAEGEKQAKILEAEAAKEANIRKAEGLKESQLLEAEGKARAIEAISKAEADAIVKVNKAIIESGTNETVIALKQIEALKEMATNPANKLILPNEALSSLGSIAAMADVLKSEKQK
- a CDS encoding NfeD family protein, translated to MEWSMFTIWIIIALSTLFIDVFTSSILFVWFSIGSIFSLIALSFGLGSTPQIIIFIVTSLIGLVLGYPLAKKFNKRSSEKVKTMEQSYIGREFTAEEVIKLKSNIKINGVYWTVVNKGGVIEKGNRFIIVGIEGNKLIIKNLKEIN